The window TGGGGCCGCGAAGCCCCTCATCGCAATTGCCATGAACTGTGATAACATTCTATACGCCCGCTTAAATACCTTTCTATCTCCACACTTTTCCGTGAAGAACCGAAAGATTTAAATGACTGCGAACTATTTTTGGTTCTGGAGGGAAATAGCATGGCTTTGTGCAAATGTGGAAGAACGCTGGTTATGAACCGGAAGGGAGAGGAGGTTTGCAATCCAGCGGAAGGCGGATGTGGTTTGCCCTCAGATGCTTGCGAGTGTATACCCAGACCCCCACCGATAGGTGGAACAAAACCCCCAATCATGCCCCCACCACCCTTTTATAGTGGTGTGGAGTGTATGGGAATGCTCAGAGCGCTACAGGCGTCACAGAACCTCAGCGAATCGGAAAAGATGATAGTGGGCACTGTAAGGGAGGTATTCAACGACTTTTTAAATGCGGTATACCCCTACCGGGACTATTCTTCGACCCCGACGGGCATTTCTGGTCCCGTGCGTGACCTAAAGACCGCTGCTGAAGAAAAAGAGGATTTATCGAAGTTCGCCGAGAAGCTCAAGACAGAGATCGCCGAGAAGCTCAAGACAGAGATCGCCACACTCAAGAAAAGAGGCTGAGCTGGGTAGGTTAGGCAACTATCTATCCATCCGTCGAACCCCTGATATCAGAAGAGCTTTTTGAGGCCGGGTAGTGTACTTTAGGTTACCATCGAGAGCGTTGCACACGTTCGTTGTCCCAAGCGATGAACCTTCTCAACTTTCACGCTTCATTGGAATTACGGCGAACCAGAAGTGACGAGAGGTGACGTATACACGAATAGATTTTGGCAGAAGCGGCGATTGCTACTGTGCAGCGCCATGCCATAGGAACCCAAGAAAGACGAGCATGACGAGCATCAACGGCTGGAGTTATTGTCTTATCGTCCTGCACAGCTTTTCTGTTACTCGCATGCCGTTCGAGCTTACATAAGTATTATTTATTGTAGCGTGAAATATGTTAGTGAGCGAGCGATTCGATTACACGTTTACGAGGCTACATTTCTTGTTCCACACGGGGACTAGCGGGGGTGATGAGTGCATGCGCATGGAAGTGGCAAAAAAAGAAGAAATCGTGCAGCGATGTGTCGAGATGCTGGAAGAGATAATAAGCGATATAACCGTTCCACGGAACCTAAGGCGCTCGACGGGCGATTTGAAGGATAAACTCCTGAACGATGACGCCTCACTGGCCGTGCGCGTGGCAGCGGTGATCTCCGATCTGGACGAACTAACCGCCAACCCCAATATCCCATCTCATACAAGAGCGCTGGTGTGGAGCATCGTAAGCCAGTTGGAAACGATTTCGGTTGAAGACTGAGTAGAGTGAAAACGAACAGAAATGATAACAATAGGACTCGCGGGGAAGCCAAATTCCGGCAAATCCACCCTTTTCAAAGCTTCTACGCTCGCGGACGTTGAGATTGCGTCCTATCCCTTCACCACCATCGCACCCAATACCGGCATCGCTTACGTAAAGGTAAACTGCCCGTGTCAGGAAGACGCGATTAAGGAGGCGACAGGCGGCAAGGAGTGCGGGAACTGCATTGACGGGTTTCGATTCGTGCCGGTGGAGCTCCTGGATGTGGCCGGACTGGTCCGGGGCGCACACGAGGGAAGAGGTCTGGGCAACGAGTTCTTAGACCAGCTCCGGCAGGCCGAAGCGATTATACATGTCGTCGACGCCTCCGGGGGCACGGATGTGGACGGCAATGTGGTGGATCTCGGCAGTCACGACCCGCTCGAAGATATCCAGTTCTTCAAAGCGGAGTTGAACCTGTGG of the Methanomicrobia archaeon genome contains:
- a CDS encoding UPF0147 family protein; translated protein: MAKKEEIVQRCVEMLEEIISDITVPRNLRRSTGDLKDKLLNDDASLAVRVAAVISDLDELTANPNIPSHTRALVWSIVSQLETISVED